The Takifugu flavidus isolate HTHZ2018 chromosome 21, ASM371156v2, whole genome shotgun sequence genome has a window encoding:
- the gpr3 gene encoding G protein-coupled receptor 3 yields MAMILNASDLGWDESSGAEPFFPMDQADSAPPHKVPPLTVWGIALCVSGTVIATENAIVVTAILATPSFRAPVFLLLASLGLADLLAGVALVLHFLFVFCMEPSDWSQLLTSGLLVTSLIASLCSLMGVALDRYLSLSHALTYGSSESRHRAAVLLLLVWIGASIIGAGPAMGWHCLNQPKSCSVARPLTRTYLSLLCGGFLLVVMVTLQLYAGICRVARRHAHAIATQRHFLPADQSYASKNGSGRGFSRLILVLSVFVGCWMPFSLWGLLGDASSPPLYTYATLVPAAGSSLLNPILYSLRNKDIRKVLLQACCPHRHTPNTHIHYPVDV; encoded by the coding sequence ATGGCCATGATCCTCAATGCCTCTGACCTGGGCTGGGATGAGTCCTCAGGTGCAGAACCCTTTTTCCCCATGGACCAGGCAGACAGCGCACCTCCGCACAAAGTGCCACCCCTCACAGTGTGGGGCATCGCTCTCTGTGTATCGGGGACCGTCATCGCGACCGAAAATGCAATAGTGGTCACCGCCATTTTGGCCACCCCGTCCTTTCGGGCACccgtgttcctgctgctggcgAGTCTGGGACTGGCTGATCTCCTGGCAGGTGTTGCTTTGGTCCTGCACTTCCTCTTCGTGTTCTGCATGGAACCCAGTGACTGGTCCCAACTGTTGACCTCTGGACTTCTGGTGACGTCCCTCATCGCCTCGCTCTGTAGCCTGATGGGCGTGGCTCTGGATCGTTACCTGTCTCTAAGCCACGCCCTCACCTACGGTTCCAGCGAGTCTCGCCACAGGGCGgccgtcctcctgctgcttgtcTGGATCGGTGCGAGTATCATCGGGGCGGGGCCTGCAATGGGATGGCACTGTCTGAACCAGCCAAAATCTTGTTCTGTAGCGCGACCTCTGACCCGGACTTATTTGTCACTGTTGTGCGGCGGCTTTCTGTTGGTCGTTATGGTAACCTTGCAGCTGTACGCTGGAATCTGCCGAGTGGCACGTCGCCACGCTCATGCCATCGCAACCCAGAGACACTTCCTCCCCGCTGACCAATCATATGCAAGCAAAAACGGAAGTGGGAGGGGCTTCTCTCGGTTGATCCTGGTGCTCAGCGTCTTCGTGGGCTGCTGGATGCCGTTCTCTCTCTGGGGGCTGCTGGGAGACGCGTCCAGTCCTCCCCTCTACACCTATGCCACCTTGGTTCCGGCAGCCGGCAGCTCCCTGCTGAACCCGATCCTCTACAGTCTCAGAAACAAAGACATCCGGAAGGTGCTGCTCCAAGCATGCTgtccccacagacacacaccaaacacacacatacactacCCCGTCGACGTGTAA